The Aspergillus luchuensis IFO 4308 DNA, chromosome 7, nearly complete sequence genome has a segment encoding these proteins:
- the ALA1 gene encoding alanine--tRNA ligase (BUSCO:EOG09260HPO;~COG:J;~EggNog:ENOG410PHII;~InterPro:IPR023033,IPR003156,IPR018162,IPR018163, IPR018164,IPR018165,IPR002318,IPR012947,IPR009000;~PFAM:PF07973,PF01411,PF02272;~go_component: GO:0005737 - cytoplasm [Evidence IEA];~go_function: GO:0000166 - nucleotide binding [Evidence IEA];~go_function: GO:0003676 - nucleic acid binding [Evidence IEA];~go_function: GO:0004812 - aminoacyl-tRNA ligase activity [Evidence IEA];~go_function: GO:0004813 - alanine-tRNA ligase activity [Evidence IEA];~go_function: GO:0005524 - ATP binding [Evidence IEA];~go_process: GO:0006419 - alanyl-tRNA aminoacylation [Evidence IEA];~go_process: GO:0043039 - tRNA aminoacylation [Evidence IEA]) gives MLQPTTRLMRIHRFIKEGELALTHLSSPFRSQPRTFYHLHTPPLSNILPAKIITRPFSMASDNDLKLEWTSKRVRDTFLQYFKENGHTFVASSPVVPHSDPTLLFTNAGMNQFKSIFLGTVDPHSDFANLKSAVNTQKCIRAGGKHNDLDDVGKDSYHHTFFEMLGNWSFGDYFKEEAIRYSWELLTKIYGLDPGRLYVTYFEGNKEGGLEPDLEAKDLWKAVGVPEDHILPGNMKDNFWEMGDQGPCGPCSEIHYDRVGGRNAAHLVNQDDPNVLEIWNNVFIQYNRETDRSLRPLPNKHVDTGMGFERLVSILQNKSSNYDTDVFTPIFQTIRDVTGAREYRGSFGSDDSDGIDTAYRVIADHVRTLMFAISDGAVPNNDGRGYVIRRVLRRGARYARKYFGVEIGNFFSKIVPTVVDQLGDMFPELRRKQPDVMEILDEEEMSFAKTLDRGERQFEHYAQQAKAKGADKLHGADVWRLYDTFGFPVDLTRIMAEERGLQIDDREFEEARSRAKEASKGQKKTSAETVKLDVHDLGKLEAMNDVPKTDDTAKFGKGNITAQVKAIYQGKMFHSSTDEVPDGEQLGIILDRTNFYAEQGGQENDTGKIVIDGQSELEVGDVQLYAGYVLHTGFMKYGSISVGDTVICEYDELRRWPIRNNHTGTHILNFALRTVLGDGVEQKGSLVAAEKLRFDFSHKSAISDKDLARIEEISTEYIRQNCTVYSQELPLATAREISGVRAVFGETYPDPVRVVSVGVELGEILQNVKDPRWKEVSIEFCGGTHVQKTGDIKDLIVLEEGGIAKGIRRIIAVTGEDAHEVQRLAAEFQKRLDRLEAMPLTPEKEKEAKQIQAELNQLSISAVQKSAFRERFARINKEVLDGQKALQKLESKVALETITNYFQAPENQDRSWLVAKLPISANSKAISESLNYVKSKLPEKSVYVLAASTDQGRVAHGCYVSKSSSEAGASASEWAAIVSGAVGGKAGGKGATSVGNGVNPDRVDEAVSLASDYLGKLKL, from the exons ATGTTACAACCGACGACTCGCTTGATGCGTATTCATAGGTTCATAAAGGAGGGGGAACTGGCTTTGACTCATCTATCTTCACCCTTTAGGTCGCAACCCAGAACATTCTACCACCTTCACACTCCCCCACTTTCAAATATTCTGCCTGCAAAAATCATCACAAGACCATTCAGTATGGCTTCAGATAATGATCTTAAGTTGGAATGGACCTCCAAACGTGTCCGTGATACGTTCCTTCAATATTTCAAAGAAAATGGCCACACTTTTG TTGCCTCGTCTCCCGTTGTTCCTCATTCTGATCCAACCTTGCTATTCACCAATGCTGGAATGAACCAGTTCAAATCGATCTTTTTAGGAACGGTGGATCCTCACTCTGATTTCGCAAACTTGAAAAGTGCAGTCAACACTCAAAAA TGCATTCGCGCAGGAGGAAAGCATAAT GACCTCGACGATGTGGGCAAGGATAGTTATCATCAT ACATTCTTTGAAATGCTCGGCAACTGGAGTTTTGGGGACTATTTCAAAGAGGAAGCGATTCGCTATTCTTGGGAATTGTTAACCAAGATCTACGGTTTAGATCCCGGACGTCTCTACGTTACCTATTTCGAAGGAAATAAGGAAGGTGGTCTAGAGCCAGATCTCGAGGCCAAAGATCTGTGGAAAGCCGTTGGCGTTCCGGAGGATCATATTCTCCCAGGCAACATGAAGGACAATTTCTGGGAGATGGGTGATCAAGGCCCATGTGGCCCTTGCAGCGAGATTCACTATGACCGAGTCGGTGGACGTAATGCTGCTCATCTGGTCAATCAAGATGACCCAAATGTATTGGAAATTTGGAACAACGTTTTCATCCAATACAATCGTGAAACAGATCGATCCCTGCGGCCGTTGCCCAACAAGCATGTCGACACCGGAATGGGGTTTGAGAGATTGGTGTCTATCTTGCAAAATAAGTCGTCAAACTACGATACAGATGTGTTCACTCCCATATTCCAAACCATTCGAGACGTTACCGGAGCCAGGGAATACCGTGGATCCTTCGGTAGTGATGATTCTGATGGTATCGATACTGCCTATCGTGTCATAGCGGATCATGTTCGGACCTTGATGTTTGCAATCTCAGATGGTGCGGTTCCAAATAATGATGGCCGCGGCTATGTCATCCGTCGTGTTCTCCGCCGGGGTGCTCGATATGCCAGAAAATATTTTGGTGTCGAGATCGGCAACTTCTTCTCAAAGATTGTTCCAACAGTCGTTGATCAACTGGGCGATATGTTTCCAGAACTGAGAAGGAAACAACCGGACGTCATGGAAATAttagacgaagaagagatgtCATTTGCTAAGACTCTGGATCGCGGCGAGCGGCAATTTGAACATTATGCGCAGCAGGCTAAGGCAAAGGGGGCCGACAAATTGCACGGCGCCGATGTTTGGAGGCTCTATGACACGTTCGGATTCCCGGTCGACCTTACTCGTATAATGGCAGAAGAACGGGGTTTGCAGATCGATGACCGGGAGTTCGAGGAAGCGCGTTCGCGAGCAAAGGAAGCAAGCAAAGGCCAGAAGAAAACTTCCGCTGAGACGGTCAAGTTGGATGTTCATGATCTGGGCAAGCTCGAAGCCATGAATGACGTCCCCAAGACTGATGACACTGCCAAGTTTGGAAAGGGTAACATTACCGCCCAAGTGAAGGCCATATACCAGGGCAAGATGTTCCATTCATCTACGGACGAGGTGCCCGACGGCGAGCAACTTGGAATTATCCTTGACCGAACGAACTTCTACGCTGAACAGGGTGGGCAAGAGAATGACACGGGTAAAATTGTCATCGATGGACAATCCGAGCTTGAAGTAGGTGATGTTCAGCTTTATGCTGGATACGTCCTGCACACTGGTTTCATGAAATATGGCTCCATCTCAGTAGGTGATACTGTCATCTGCGAATATGATGAACTGCGCCGTTGGCCGATCAGGAACAACCACACTGGAACGCATATTCTTAACTTTGCGCTCAGAACTGTTTTAGGGGACGGTGTGGAGCAAAAGGGTTCCCTCGTCGCAGCGGAGAAGCTGAGGTTCGACTTCTCTCACAAGTCTGCTATTTCGGACAAAGATCTGGCTCGGATTGAAGAGATCTCGACTGAGTATATTCGACAAAACTGTACTGTCTACTCTCAAGAGCTTCCTCTTGCAACAGCCCGCGAGATCTCTGGAGTTCGTGCTGTATTTGGGGAAACCTATCCCGACCCGGTCCGCGTTGTCTCCGTTGGTGTGGAGCTGGGTGAGATACTCCAGAATGTGAAGGATCCGCGTTGGAAAGAGGTCAGCATTGAATTTTGTGGGGGTACCCATGTGCAGAAGACAGGGGACATTAAAGATCTCATTGTTCTGGAAGAGGGCGGTATCGCCAAGGGTATCCGCAGAATTATCGCTGTGACCGGAGAAGATGCGCATGAAGTGCAGCGTTTGGCAGCGGAGTTCCAAAAAAGGCTTGATCGTTTAGAAGCAATGCCCTTAACTccagaaaaagagaaggaggcaaAGCAGATCCAGGCCGAGCTCAATCAGCTTTCGATTTCTGCTGTACAGAAATCCGCCTTTCGCGAACGTTTCGCACGTATCAACAAGGAAGTTCTCGATGGTCAAAAGGCTCTACAAAAACTCGAATCAAAAGTCGCGCTCGAAACCATAACTAATTATTTCCAAGCCCCGGAAAATCAAGACAGAAGTTGGCTTGTCGCCAAGCTCCCCATCTCTGCGAATTCCAAAGCGATTAGCGAATCTCTAAATTACGTTAAGTCAAAGTTACCCGAGAAGTCGGTATACGTTTTGGCTGCAAGCACCGATCAAGGCCGTGTTGCCCATGGCTGTTACGTGTCGAAG TCATCAAGCGAGGCCGGTGCGTCCGCTAGTGAGTGGGCAGCTATCGTTTCTGGTGCAGTCGGGGGAAAGGCGGGAGGCAAAGGAGCTACTTCAGTCGGCAATGGAGTCAATCCCGACAGAGTCGACGAAGCTGTCAGCTTAGCTTCTGATTACCTTGGCAAGTTGAAGTTATAG
- a CDS encoding uncharacterized protein (COG:S;~EggNog:ENOG410PSUU): MAHAGEEINHGKKRPAESYPEGDQPLAKRFGRLHINTITSEHDISDRKLPASVHPDTMLLDDTKDTIYIHDLDRELEDIESKDNCLDILPGVAERMSTIPKSLVANTTSPCNELVLYTEPTSLSIPKEEDNVRKALIATRERARRIQHNSHTQGRDCTKSSTASATTSGRGTLEGPIDVCGEPMEIDVDCWGSIPS; encoded by the exons ATGGCACATGCTGGTGAGGAAATCAATCACGGGAAAAAGCGCCCCGCAGAGAGTTACCCTGAGGGTGATCAGCCTCTGGCAAAGAGATTCGGTCGGTTGCATATCA ATACCATAACCTCCGAACATGACATCAGTGACAGGAAGCTTCCTGCTTCCGTCCATCCTGATACCATGTTATTGGACGATACTAAGGATACCATTTACATACATGATCTGGACAGAGAACTAGAGGATATTGAATCAAAAGATAATTGTCTTGATATCCTTCCCGGAGTTGCTGAGCGGATGTCAACTATTCCGAAGTCATTGGTCGCAAATACTACAAGCCCGTGCAACGAGTTGGTCCTCTACACCGAGCCTACATCATTATCAATCCCTAAGGAGGAGGATAATGTACGAAAAGCGCTGATAGCTACACGGGAGCGCGCTAGAAGAATTCAACATAATTCTCATACGCAAGGTCGGGACTGTACCAAAAGCTCAACCGCAAGCGCGACTACGAGTGGCCGCGGTACATTAGAAGGGCCTATTGATGTATGTGGTGAGCCAATGGAAATTGATGTTGATTGCTGGGGCAGCATTCCGTCTTGA